The following is a genomic window from Flavobacterium crassostreae.
CCGTTTGTCTACCATCCAAAAGGCCGACGTTATTGTAGTTATGCAAAAAGGAAAAATTGTAGAACAAGGCACCCACGAGCAATTAATTGCACAAAATGGAACCTATAACAAATTAGTTACCTTACAATCTTTTGAATAATAATCTGGACATGCTATTTTTGTTGTCTTTAGCGTATTCAAAAAACTAGTATATCTACTTAAAATTCTAAAAAATGTATCTTCAGAATCCTGATATTAAACTTCCTGAAGATCCAGATACCATTGTTTGGAAGTATCTGGATCTATCCAAATTTTTAGACTTATTGATGTCTAAAAAATTATTTATGTCTAGATCCGATAAATTTGAAGACCAATACGAAGGCACCTTTAGCGAGCCTACCTACGAGGAGATTAAAAAACTCTCTGCCAACAACCCCGATTTTTTAAATTATTATAAAACCCATCGCGAAAAGGTAGCCATTAGCAGTTGGCACCTCAATGAGTACGAATCTTTTGCTATGTGGCAAATTTTTACACAAAACAGTGAGGGTTTGGCCATTCAGTCCACCATTAGCCGTTTGCAAAAAGCACTAAATCCGGAGACTAATTACGCACAATATATTGGCGAGGTTAATTACATTGATTATAAAAAGGAGTACATTCCGTTTGATGATTTATTTTTTCCTTTTTTGTTTAAGCGTAAAAGTTTTCAATACGAAAAGGAAGTGCGAATTATCACCGACGTAAAACAAAATAATATTACTCTAAATGATGGGTTAAAAATTAACGTAGATATTAACCTGCTTATTGAAAAAATCTACATCCATCCAAAATCAGAAAATTGGTACAAAAACCTAGTTATTGCACTGGTGAAAGAGCTTGGATTTGACTTTGAGATTGACAAATCCGATCTAGAAAGCGCCATTTTGATTTAAAAATACCCCAAGTGTTTTTTAAAACGGTTATTTGGGAGCAGTTTTTTATTCGTCTTTAATTGTTTGATAATAAACACTGTTGGAATGTCTGGTATATATATCAAACATTTTTTTGTTTTCTGCGTACAATTTCAAAGCTTTTTCTTTATATCTAGTATATTCGGATTCGTTTTTTTGAAATTTATAGATCTTACATTTATAATATTCGTTATCCGCAAATTCGTTAATTTCAGTTTGTTTGTTAAAACATTTTAATGCGTTTTTTAAATCGTTTACTTCATAATAAGTTACTCCTAATTGGTAATAATCATATAAACCAGCGGAATAATTTTTGGTATTCAATTGGTCCTTAAATATTTTAATTGCTTTTTGTTTTTGATTTATGGCACTATAACAAATTGCTTTGGTTATATTTAAATGATAATCGCCATTAATGCAATATC
Proteins encoded in this region:
- a CDS encoding DUF2971 domain-containing protein — its product is MYLQNPDIKLPEDPDTIVWKYLDLSKFLDLLMSKKLFMSRSDKFEDQYEGTFSEPTYEEIKKLSANNPDFLNYYKTHREKVAISSWHLNEYESFAMWQIFTQNSEGLAIQSTISRLQKALNPETNYAQYIGEVNYIDYKKEYIPFDDLFFPFLFKRKSFQYEKEVRIITDVKQNNITLNDGLKINVDINLLIEKIYIHPKSENWYKNLVIALVKELGFDFEIDKSDLESAILI